The Misgurnus anguillicaudatus chromosome 15, ASM2758022v2, whole genome shotgun sequence genome has a window encoding:
- the b3gnt2l gene encoding N-acetyllactosaminide beta-1,3-N-acetylglucosaminyltransferase 2 translates to MRVKYSKLLILALVSSLCLVVFYSKLKDAMHTQRDMIKNQSITADTHRKPTTADTHRKPRTTTVKPIIKKKSKNNTPLKLPQLTISEDFIKFIPKNGAFWNRKLHSLLRQFDVAQNQTHEDPRHWFRCQPESFELLQTNIQDIQSYPLLYREFLKGMECRDPPVVIDQPTKCESGNEAEQVFLLFAIKSSLNHFERRQAVRETWGREGLYDNGVQVRTVFLLGQSLEDDPNLDKLISLEAQQFQDLLVWDFQDSFYNLTLKEHVFFKWMLDNCPQVSFVFKGDDDVFANTQAILNHLHSLEPEQASSLYAGQIIFDATPLRDQNIKYYVPQTFYEGPYPPYAGGGGFLFSGNLLPYLYHVSFYIPFFPIDDVYTGMCFKALGITPVKHSGFQTFDIREQDRENACVHKDLLLVHQRTPQQTMRLWRNMHSSMLTC, encoded by the coding sequence ATGAGAGTAAAGTATTCAAAGTTACTTATTTTAGCATTAGTTAGCAGCCTTTGCCTTGTCGTCTTCTATTCAAAGCTGAAGGATGCCATGCACACTCAAAGAGACATGATCAAAAACCAATCGATCACAGCGGACACCCATAGAAAACCCACAACAGCGGACACCCATAGAAAACCCAGGACTACTACAGTGAAACCCATCATTAAAAAGAAAAGCAAAAACAACACACCGCTTAAACTTCCGCAGCTCACTATTTCTGAGGATTTCATAAAGTTCATTCCGAAAAATGGAGCCTTCTGGAACAGAAAACTTCATTCTCTACTCAGGCAGTTTGATGTTGCCCAAAATCAAACACATGAGGACCCACGTCACTGGTTTCGTTGTCAGCCCGAGAGTTTTGAGTTATTGCAAACAAACATTCAAGATATTCAGTCATACCCCCTACTCTATAGAGAGTTTCTCAAAGGCATGGAATGTCGAGATCCACCCGTAGTTATTGACCAGCCCACAAAGTGTGAGTCTGGGAATGAAGCGGAGCAGGTTTTCCTTTTGTTTGCAATTAAATCCTCCCTTAACCACTTCGAGAGGCGTCAGGCTGTTCGAGAGACCTGGGGACGGGAAGGCTTGTATGACAATGGAGTGCAGGTGCGAACGGTCTTTCTGCTCGGCCAATCATTAGAGGATGATCCCAATCTCGACAAACTGATTTCACTGGAAGCTCAGCAGTTTCAAGACCTTCTCGTCTGGGACTTTCAAGACTCATTTTATAACCTGACGCTAAAAGAGCACGTGTTCTTCAAATGGATGCTTGATAATTGTCCTCAAGTGTCTTTCGTATTTAAGGgtgatgatgatgtttttgccaATACTCAAGCGATACTGAATCATTTGCATTCTTTAGAACCTGAGCAGGCATCGTCATTGTACGCGGGGCAAATTATTTTTGATGCCACTCCTTTACGTGACCAAAACATCAAATATTATGTACCTCAGACTTTTTATGAGGGTCCTTACCCTCCTTATGCCGGTGGTGGTGGCTTTCTCTTTTCTGGAAACCTTCTCCCATATCTTTACCATGTTTCCTTCTACATACCGTTTTTCCCTATTGATGATGTCTACACGGGAATGTGCTTTAAAGCACTTGGAATCACTCCAGTCAAACACAGTGGTTTCCAGACGTTTGACATTCGGGAACAAGATCGAGAGAATGCATGTGTACACAAAGACCTGCTCCTGGTGCACCAACGTACCCCACAGCAGACCATGAGACTGTGGAGGAACATGCATAGCTCCATGTTAACCTGCTAA